In Podarcis muralis chromosome 7, rPodMur119.hap1.1, whole genome shotgun sequence, the genomic stretch CAGTGGTTAAACAAGCTGAAGGAAATACTTCTTTACACAGAGCAGTTAAGCTGTAGAACTCGCTCCCaatggaggcagtgatgaccaccaactccaTAGTGCTTTTCTTCATCTGCAATATATATCACTCATAAATGCTGATTTTTGTTTTTACACCCCACCCCGCCTAGAAGTACCAAATATCTGTTTAGTTACAGTTAATTTTTAAGTCGTTTCAGTCTTTAaacaatggtaaaaaaaaaaggtaaaggtaaaggacccctgacagccaagtccagtcgcagacgactctagggttacagtgctcatctcgctttacagactgagggagccggcgtttgttgcagacagtttttccgggtcatgtggcgcaACGGACCACAAAGCAGAGCAGCactcagaaatgccgtttaccttcctaccggagcggtacctctttatctacttgcactttttggcgtgctttcgaactgctaggttggcaggagctggaaccgagcaacgggagctcaccctgtcacggggattcgaaccgccaaccttctcataggcaagcccaagaggctcagcggtttagaccacagcactacccacgtCCCTTAAACAATGGTACCATTGAATGCAACCTCGCTGTCGctcccggacccgttctgggggctggggtcgggggaagctggggcttcccccgcccccagcccagcaagctcgggggggggggaataatttttttccctttattccccccccccaaaaaaaagtgcgccctatgggccagtgcgccctatagggtgaaaaatacggtaatcccacTTACCCAGCTGAACCATGATGTCTGGTTCCTGTACGGAAGGGGAAACAGAGGTAACAAATCAGATCCCAACACTCAGTAGTAACAAATCAGATCCCAACACtcatattaaaacaaacaaaaaagcgcCATCAGCTTACAGTTATGAAATGAGGAACCAGGCTACCTAAATTTCTGCAATTCTAAAATAAACGAGAGAGGGGGATGTGGAATAGGAGTTAGGCCCAGGGAATGAGAACACAGAATCCTTGTGGTCAATTCCTCAATTATTCCTAACCCAGAACTGTAGACAGCTCTTTTTATACAGTCAGACCACCAGTCCATTTAGGactgccacctttgttctggcaaaatatagGACAGGATGGGGCagagcagttgggggggggggttatttttttCCAGCTGGTGCTGAAGTGAATTCAAAGCAATCTATTACAATCTATTGGCGCCTCTGAAATTTGTCACACACCCACGAAGTTGtcaatctgtctgtgcttggctacccacagcttaaatacatgacctttctCACACCCTTTcgaacacatgcatttggagaggatacCTAACTTGGCAGAGtaagagagagacacacagagagagagcattttacactgaaatacgggacaatcctgtattatagAGGACAGGCGGCGACCCTCAATTTAGTAGTTATCTATCCGCAGCGGCTCTGCAAGGTCTCACATAGCGTACACTCCCGACCTTGGGACCTTccagatgcaaagcagatgctcaaccactgagctacgcTCCTTCCCCTCAAAATAAAGTAAGGCGCTAGTCCACATGGTTCCGAGAAAAGGGGCTGATTGAAGCAGCCGGCTTCTCCCCCGCGTGGCGAGCTGCACCTGCTGCCTGAGCCCTTAGCTGCCATTCCCCAAACCCGCGCAAGGCAACTCGGCGCGCTCACACGACCACAATTCCCCTCCAAGCGACAACCGTAGAGTCGCTACTTACAAGGTCCTGGAGGTCGGAAACCACGTGAGGAGCCCGAGTCGGCCGCGCGCATGCGGCGCAACGAGCGTGGGAGAGGCGACCAATCAGAACTcggtgtattaaaaaaaaaagacacgaCGCCGAAGCGCATGCGCCAGAGGGCGGCGGGAGCTGTAGTTCCGCTTCCGCGTTGCTAAGCAACCGCATTAGGCCGCGCAGGCAGGGAACCAGCCAGCGCGCTCCTTAGCCGGGCTCCGGCTCGCGCGGCCGGAGAGCCGGGGGAGGGCGCGCCCCGTGGCcccttggcaggtgagggggaaggaggaggaggaggagaacgaagCGAAAGGCCAAGAGAGAGAATAAGAGAACAGGCCCCGCCTCTGCCTTTTGGCCACGCCCCTTTGGCCTCGCATTTGTTGCGCTTGCCGGCTTCCGATGCGCATGCGTGCGCTGGTAGCCTGCATAGAATCGTAGTTGGAAGGTTTTCCCAGGGTCCAACCCACTGCGAGGTTTAAAGCACCCCAAACATATTAAATTGACTTCTTTTTAATGGATTAATTGATGAATTTAAATAACTATGCACATCATCAAACCTTGATATAGGTGCTTAAAAAAACTCCCCCCCACTTTCTTTTCCAGTTGTTAGAACATACCAGCACATCGAAAACAGctggaaaaggaaataaatgtgGGTCTCTCCTTGTTGACTCAGCCCCACCATTTTATAATTTGTCTTTCCAGACGGATCGACAAAAACATTTGATTGGTTCATCTAGCCACTAAACCTTGCGGCCCTGAAATAGATTGCTTTATGCCACGTTCCTAACTGCATTTACTCAAAGGTAAGCTTTAATAGTGGAAGTGATGttatttgtggaggataaggttaCCTGTGGCTACTAGACAGCTGTGCTCTGCTGTCGAAGGCAGTAGACCTCTTGAATACCTTTTGCTGGGAGAGAGTATATCTTCACTCAGGTCCCGCTGACAGGCTTCCCaggggcttctggttggccactccaAAGACAGGACTTTGGacttttattattatgaattCAATTTTTATATCGCCAgctatcaaaagatcccagggctatgtccaacattaaaaacacattacagaacatccatgataaaaaacataaaaagcatACGTGCAGACAGCCTAATAAGGCAATAGTCATCATCACAGTCCTCTCCCACACACTTTCCACAGGCTAGAGGTTATTTAGTGGctaaaggcctgggtaaagaataatgtttttgtctggtgcctaaagacatgtaatgatggctctggggagagtgttccacaatcggggagccaccacagaaaaggcccggcTCTTGTCACCCTCCAAACTTTTCTGGGATGGGGGAtgtagagaagggcctcagatgacaagtgTGTGGTCCAGGTTGGattagcctttggcctgatccagcagccaagctcGTCTCAGTCGGAAGTATGTCCCACTCATGTTCAGTAGGCGTGTGGGGGGGGTGTCTATCCACAGACACAGTGTGCATAGGCTCACAGTCTTTGTTCAGTCCTATATACCCCATCTGACAATAAGAAGGTCTCTTTTTCTCATAACGGGCTTTTAAACTTTGCAGGGCTCTTTACCCCTTTATTGCAACGGGAGCAACTGAGCCGCTGCCCTCATGGAGAAACGTGACACCTTGATGAGGAAGAGCTTCACAGTGCTGCAGGAAATGAGCAACCGGAAGCAGCGGCAGCAGTCGCAGCAGAACAATCCGGTGTGGACTCCTCCATCCAGCGGCAAAACCATCTCCAGCAAAGCAGGCCAAGCAGTGAGGGAGTACTATGAGAAGCAGGTAGGCAAAGCCTTGATACGAGCAGAATCCTAGCACGAATTTGAAAGGGCCCTGGACGTTATTTAGTCCAGCCCTGCCTGCTCAGTGCATGATGTCATTAACAGCAGAGGTTGCCGATGTGGCGCCTCCTTTTTTGTCTCCTTTGCACCCTCaattcctctccttccccaggCTAAGGAACAGCTGGCGAGCCCTACAAGGTCTCCCTACACGCCCGAGGAGGAACTGTGGAAATCCTTCCGCATGCGCCCTGGGTGCCCCAGGTACAGCCACAGAGCTACTTCAACATCTGACCTTGGTAAGGCTCAAGAGGAAGAGGCAGTCTCTGTGGGAAGCCAGTGGGCTGGAggacagctttccccaacctatggttctccatccaggcactgctgggctgcaactcccatcagcctccagccagcatggccaatggtaagtagtggtgggagctgggagtccaacaacatatggaaggcagcaggttccccatccctgagttagGTGGAGCAATGGGCTGTGTTTTTCTGtagtgcagagatggggaacctcagcccAGCACCAAAGGTGGCCCTTCAAGCCTCTCTTTtgggcccttgggactctctccaggcTACATCCTGTTCACAGCCCACACCCCTGTTGTGTACCTGCATGTGTGCTTTTGTCTGGCTGAGATGCATCATTGTACTCTGCTaacatctcctttcctttccctagctagcaggaccagtggtcaaggacgatgggaattgtagtccaaaaacagttggaggcccaagtttgggaaactctgtccTAGTCCTACACTCCACCCTCGTCAACACACAGGAAGGATAGAGAGAGGTGTGGGGGTGCCTATAGAGACTAGTCTACCGCAAAAGTAAAGTTTAAATTTATTGCTCcacccagttttgcctctggcctcacccaccactagcatgtggcccccagaaggttgctgaaaaggaaatgtggcccttgggatgaaaaaggttccccaccctgctctGGGGGCTGCACTCAAGCAGGTGAGATGTGTGCAGTATCTAGGAGCAAGCAGTCATCAAAGTACTTTAATGAGCACCTTTCCATCCATCATCAATCAAGAAGGCATCCTAACTGAACTCAAGAAAATCTTACTTGAACTGTCAGGATGTTGACGTACATTCCAGATAACCGACTCCTGAGCTTGCTAAGTGCTGTTGTAACTCTAACCTGCCCCTCTTCCATAATCTTCTTGCGTCCAAAATGTCTCTTCGGGAACCAGTGGTCCTccaggatgttgctggacttcagttcccaccagcctcaactatcatggccagtggtcagggaagagggGAGTTGTGATCATCCAGCAACCTGCTGAGAgctgaaggttttgttttgtgaTTTGCTGCATGCTGTCTAAACTGGAAAAGTGGTGCCTCCGTTGTTGGCGATTTCCATGCACTGTGTGTGTGAAAGACCCATGTAAccgtctccttcctcctcctccttctccttgcagGGAATGAGATAACCAAAGGCCACCTGCCTTGCAACATCAGCACCATAAGTCTGTCCTCCCAGCTCTCCTTGGAAGAATGGAACTTGATACTTCAGAGACCAGATATCTTTGAGTCAAAGAGCTGCCTCAGATGTGAGTGCCTTTGTCTGACTTGCTGGTTCCCACACAgatcccttccctcccctccccttcctgctgcaaaCCGGAGTTTACATCTCAGGACTATGCAGAAAGGGGTGTGGGGCAGGCAGCTTTTGCTATGTTTAAACAAAACTGCAGTGCTTTCGTTTCAGCTGCTATAACTCGCCTCTTTTCAGGCAACTGAGCTGGACGATTTCTAGCCTTCCGATGCGGTACATCCCAAGACAGCCTTCTTTTTATAATGTCAATGTATTAAATGTATCGTTAAAGGGCTCCACTATTGCCCATGGCACCCTGGGTGCTTCCAGACGATTGCTAGACCCGTGTGGGTTTCAGTCGCATCCCAGCAGATTCAGGACTAGCGTCGGAGATGATCCATAGCACTACCTTGACGGTGCCTTTCTCTCCTCCACTCCGTTGCCATTGCGCGCACAGATTGTCCGGCCTCATCTACTCAGAGCATGTCTGGGTTGCCTAAGTGGAAAAGTTTCACCAAGGGCTTCACAGGCGACGTCTACCCGAAAAGCCAAATCCGCAAAGGAAGCAGAATCCCATGGTATGTCAGTCTGCTGCAGGAAAAGGTAAGGATGTAACTGTCAAAGCAGCTTGGCAGAGGAAAGGGAGCAGGGAACTGGGCCGTGCAAGGCTTACTGGAAAGCACTGGCACTGGCCAGGCCCATCCTGGTACCCTGGATGCTGAGCATGGGGGGGACTCATGCCTGTAGTGGAGTTCTTCAGTATAACCACACTGTTGTGATGTTTAAGGCAACTTTACTTGGTCACAGCAACAGCCTCTGGGGAGAACGCAAAAGTGGAAACTGCAAGCCTATGAATTACACAGGCTTATATAGAGCCATGCCCTCACCTTAGTTTTACAGGTGCATGGAAACTAAGTCCCGTTCTCAGGCGGAAAGCATGCCTGCCATATTGGAGCCTGCTCTCCATCAGACAAACATTAATACAGCCAGAGTAATAGAGCTATCCTTCTCTAGTTACAGGTTTTTATACCATGTGTAGGCTATTTATCAAAGCATATACAGTTCTACAATTTCCACTACGTGCCCTTCCAGGGAGGCACCCGAAAGTGGGCCTTCTGGTGCAGGTCAATGGATCTGAGTAGGTTCAACACCAGGAGAAGCGCTCTGAAAGATATAGGGGTCCTGAACTACACGGGCCTTTATAGACCCAAGTCGGCATGATGAATTGGGGCTTGGGAACATACAGCTGATGGAAAGATCTCTGGCTCCTGGAGATTGTCTGCCTGTCAGAGTCAAAAATATTGGGCTACATCAGTAGTCTTCCTTGTATCTGAGCATGGCTGTCTTCCCTCCCTACACCATATAACAGTCAAGGGCACCTGTTTTCAGCTcgaggccacattcccttgtggggaGCCTTCTGCGGGGCCCGCATGCCAGCAGGGGGCACAGCCAGAGGTGGAAAATAGGCAGGGCAGTGGGGGCAGCTCTTTCCCTTTGCACAGCAGCCTACATTCCAGCAGGGCTTCTATACAGAAGCATCCATTTCTCCATACTCTGccaaggcaagtaagaggcatgaACCGAGCTCTGGAAcaccttccagccaggcagaaactctCAAGGAGGGCATAGAGTAGGGCCAGTAAGGGGGAATGGCCGAGGAGTGCTGCAAGGGCCAGGAAGAGCAGCCTGGGCGGCTGCATTtggcctgtaacctgaggttccccacccttgccatGTAAATGGACAAAGTGTTTATTGCCCTGGTGGGGCACCCATGTCATGCAACTGTAGGAAGTGTCTTTGAGGTCTCAACCTGGCTGTTCTcatatctccccccctccccccaggatacaactttgaaaaagatggaagCAGAACTCGTCCGCCTTGCCAACTGCGAAGCAGAGAGCGTCCGGAAGGATGACGTGATCTCAGTCCTCCGGGAGGAGCTGGAAGTGATGCAGATGCAGCTGGACCAGGCCCAGCAGGGGGGTGAGCTCGCCCCAGTGGAGAGACCCGCCCAGAAGGTTGGCCCAGTCcttcttatttgtttattcatttactgcctttctgtcctgcttttcctccaaggagctgagatTGGCGTATACGTGGTTCTCCCCTGCTCCACATTTTactctcacaacagccctgcgtggtaggttaagctgagaggctgAGGCTAGCTCAAGGTTAACTAGCAGGCTTCACACccaagtggggatctgaacccgggtctcccgggtcctagttTGGCACATGAAccactgttttttaaattttcatttcaACAATTTGCATGTCGCTTAACCACTATACAGTAAGACTAAATGTGAGTTAAAACTATGAAATCAGCATTCACTTGAACGACCTGCTGAGATAatctttggaaaagaaaaaaatcactaagcACTGGACATTCAACAGGCCTGCctgacctcaactggaagggAGCGCCACAAAAATTGGATCCAAGGCACTGAACACAGAGAGGCTCCTAGTGGATATGAGCCATGGGGGACCACTGGCAGCTACctcattgcagggtgttggactggataatccccatggtcccttccaactctacaattctatgattctctgattcctgcattgtggagggttggactagatgactcacgaggtcccttgcaactctgcagttctatgaaaaGAAGGATCCCGAACCACACGACACTACATTGGCTGTCTGTGTGTAATTCTGTAAGCCTCTATATGTGCCAGGGGCTCTTACTTTGCAATCCAACTAAAGGGAGAGCAGGGCAAGTGAATGCACAGCCTCTGTGCTAATGGCAAATGCTTGGAGATATGCTTGGTGGATTcgccctcagtggtggctggtgcctattgggattggtagggtggaaggcctggaggccaacagtaggtggcgccaaagCCAGTGGCAGGCACAGCCAGAGTCAATGGCCGGCAGAGTCCCTATGCTTCCTATGCTTTGCATCCTCTGTGCCCAGTATTTCCTACAACAGTTCTGAGATAACCTTGCAAGTTCTAGCAGCATTTCCCCAAGTTACTGGAGGGCTGCGCCCTCAGTTTCCAGCTTCAGCGCCTTCTGAATCTTTTATCCCTCTCCTTAAAaggaaccggaagaaaaacttacGGTGCAAGTGAGCGACCCAAACCTGCGCAGGCGAGGTGTCTCTCTGCCGGTCCTTATGAAGCAGAAGAGCATCCCGGAAGAATTTCGGCAGGAATTGGAGAGGTTGAAATTGGAGCTGGCCCAGACAGATAAACAGGTGGACTCCAATATGGCTCTCCTTAGCAAGACGCTGCTGAAGGAACAGAATGAACTGGAGCAGCTGGAGAAAGAGGTAAGCCCAAAGACCAGTCGGGGAGAAATTTTTCTACACTCGTAGCACATTCGTTTCCCAAGCTCTGGTGTCCATAGAGCCGAAACAGCACCGTCCGCACAAAAGAGGGGAAGTTTCTGCAGGTATGGGGAACACAcaaagatttgcagaagtacagaaTGTCTATGGGGCTGGGCAgaaccctgccccctccccaagctaGAGATGGGCACCCTTTGACCTGTGGTTCAGTTGTGGCCCCCAGGATTGCCTACCTGGCCCTTGGGAGTCCCTTTCCCTtgctatcctgcctttcccctaGGCCACAGGAAGACCTCATTCTCTAGTGTCCAAACTGACCTGGCTGGCACCCTCCTTATCAGGGTCAGAGTCAGCAGTGGTGAAGTTAGGTGGTTTTAGACTCTGGTCTTAAGGACCCTACTCCTTtagaaggttcaatccccagtgtctCCAGGTCACCCTCTTGAggtgctgccagtccatgtagacaatgctgaacaAAGTGGAGCAAGCTTCTGGCTTGGTTTAAGAAAGGTTTTATGTGCCTAAGTCATCCTCATCACTTTGCTTACTTCCAAATGTGGTCCGACCTGCTGCTGCGTTTAACGGGGGCCCATCTGTTCACTCTGTGGGGTCCCAGGACCTGTACCCTAAAGTTCTGCCTCGTTGGTGAGTAAAAGGTCTAATCCAGGCAGGGAAaatggaggaagaaggggaaacgTTTGAGTAGAGGAACCTAGCAGAGGCCAGTTTCCTCATTTTCCAGTTGTAAATTTGGTTCTGcacatttctacagcaatttgcacttttgaaggggaaaaaacccccaacaacccctAAATTCTCATGAgaattcaccagtattttagtgtggatttctcctaacatacccttttttttggggggggggaatgcagttccccctactataatgcatttttgaatgctgTTTTCAGTAAggtatgcatttctatgcaaatCTTCTCCTTAGGGTGTGCATATTTTGCATGCTTTTCTTGCTTGGAGAGCCGCagtacaaaatttggagaagtgcagatttcaaaggctaATTGTGTTCCAGCTCACGTGTTGCTTTGAGAAGTACGGATTGGGTAGTTTCCTGTTAAAATGCGAACGAAATTGGCTTTCTCCCATGCCCTTACTTTGGCATCCCAGTCTTTCTTTGCGCTCTCTCTGCGCAGTACTCTGAAATACAGGAAAAGGTACGCTTGGAGGGCGAGGAAGAGATGCGTGTGGAAAGTGGGTCTTACGAAGAAGTGCAAATGGAAGAATCGGAAGAGGAGCTCCTTTTTATCAAGCTTCTCAAGTTCCAGAGGATAAACGACGAGCTGTACGAAGAGCTGGAGAAAGTGAAATGCAATTATGACATGGCCACAGGTAACTTTGGAAAGCTGAGATGGTTATATATGGAAATGGGTTGGCTAATATTTTCCTTGGGGAACCAAGAGTCACCCCTTCTGGAGGCAACCTCACATTGTAGGCACTGATTGAAATGGAACTAAGGTGaggccactgagaaacaagagggagttgtgagcatgctcagtggaacCCTGAGGTTAGGTGAAATGCAAAACAATCATTTTGGAATCCTAAGCGGGTGACCTCCTCAAGAGCCCAATGAGAGCTGAGCGTGCCTAGCAACCATGGATTGCTGAGTGTTggttggaaaaagaaaagaaaaccagggcacagggaatggaatggagtttcCTGGGATTGGGATTGGTTGTCCATTGGACGAGAACATGCCTGCAAGAAGG encodes the following:
- the CCDC27 gene encoding coiled-coil domain-containing protein 27 yields the protein MEKRDTLMRKSFTVLQEMSNRKQRQQSQQNNPVWTPPSSGKTISSKAGQAVREYYEKQAKEQLASPTRSPYTPEEELWKSFRMRPGCPRYSHRATSTSDLGNEITKGHLPCNISTISLSSQLSLEEWNLILQRPDIFESKSCLRYCPASSTQSMSGLPKWKSFTKGFTGDVYPKSQIRKGSRIPWYVSLLQEKDTTLKKMEAELVRLANCEAESVRKDDVISVLREELEVMQMQLDQAQQGGELAPVERPAQKEPEEKLTVQVSDPNLRRRGVSLPVLMKQKSIPEEFRQELERLKLELAQTDKQVDSNMALLSKTLLKEQNELEQLEKEYSEIQEKVRLEGEEEMRVESGSYEEVQMEESEEELLFIKLLKFQRINDELYEELEKVKCNYDMATGAISSLQRQLSFEASQLRKAHAERESLQKELRERGAQLEAMSNKFSNLREERKHEEMMGSIERENYNLRQDLADLESKLTDKSQMIDDLQSNVNRLQAELLLNQHHVGNQLSRENDLQRQLEILQRAELQTRVTLESISARFERFRSRIIQATYSTPGIKSPQAEITDDEVLESLQKIITDRLDFYQLLKQKGVKVPALGASEPLPPIPTSKKKSSSR